The following proteins come from a genomic window of Leptolyngbya sp. CCY15150:
- a CDS encoding DUF305 domain-containing protein yields the protein MTLRKKLASWIVVGGLVSLPVIVSACSTSASAPKASDSTTMPMGDEPMADHSMMMDLGPSDAEFDLRFIDGMILHHQGAVVMAESALQNSQRDEIKQLAEEIIAAQQVEIDRMQQWRQAWYPDASDEPVMYHAAMGHSMAMTSDMQAAMMMSGDLGAADDEFDLRFINGMIPHHEGALAMAQDALEKSSRPDIQQLAQDILATQQVEIDQMEQWRRDWYGQ from the coding sequence CCTTACCTGTCATCGTGAGTGCATGCAGCACGTCAGCTTCAGCACCTAAAGCATCAGACTCTACGACTATGCCTATGGGAGATGAACCCATGGCCGACCACTCCATGATGATGGATCTCGGCCCGAGTGATGCAGAGTTCGACTTACGATTTATTGACGGCATGATTTTGCATCACCAAGGTGCAGTCGTTATGGCAGAATCAGCTCTACAAAATTCCCAGCGGGATGAAATAAAGCAATTGGCAGAGGAAATTATTGCTGCTCAGCAGGTTGAAATTGACCGCATGCAGCAGTGGCGACAAGCGTGGTACCCAGATGCAAGCGATGAGCCCGTAATGTATCACGCAGCCATGGGACATTCCATGGCTATGACGTCTGATATGCAAGCTGCCATGATGATGAGTGGTGACTTGGGTGCTGCCGATGATGAGTTTGACCTACGTTTTATCAATGGCATGATCCCTCATCATGAAGGAGCACTAGCTATGGCCCAGGATGCTTTAGAGAAAAGCAGCCGTCCAGACATTCAGCAACTCGCCCAAGATATTTTGGCGACCCAACAGGTTGAAATTGATCAGATGGAACAGTGGCGAAGAGACTGGTATGGCCAGTAA
- a CDS encoding efflux RND transporter periplasmic adaptor subunit: MTAISDRLCVMARGRSLPRLALLILLLAPVGKVLAHAGHGDEFQGGEAGAHPTGVDVDAEVADRIGLIVEPVKLQVLTFGVKATGQIEASPGRQVSVTNPVGGTVTQLLVEPGQRVEADQALAVITSGELAELRVTALENFAERQGDVQQAEANVQLAQQTYEQQQQIALRAIEGAQTDLRVAQEQYDRDLELAEQGAIARRELLESEAGLAEARRVLTEVESQLDVLNARTEVERSQTALNVAQSRAQLSTETYQTRLQQLGATPNPDGTIVIRAPIAGTIADRNVTLGQSAQDAGAVLMTIVDNRTVLATANIYEKDLSQVSPGQRVRITVSSLPDQIFAGQITTVGSVVDGETRVVPMQAELDNADGTLKPGMFASLEVLTESTPEAVMSIPQSAVVEANGQPLVFVRNGNAFEPVDVALGRTAGDQVEVLNGLFEGDEVVTQRANQLYAQSLRGGGTEAAEETAAPVEAVATAGIPWWAMGLGSGAIAVTTFAAGIWWAKRQRPNYALAINDEVALPSAQGHPRYGAGSTLAAPLVEEGEPSHK; encoded by the coding sequence ATGACAGCTATCTCCGATCGCTTGTGTGTTATGGCCAGAGGGCGATCGCTCCCTCGGCTTGCTTTGCTAATCCTCCTGCTAGCTCCGGTTGGCAAGGTCTTAGCCCATGCTGGCCATGGCGATGAGTTTCAGGGAGGTGAGGCCGGCGCACACCCAACGGGTGTTGACGTTGATGCAGAGGTGGCTGACCGCATTGGTCTGATCGTAGAGCCGGTAAAACTGCAGGTTTTGACGTTTGGGGTCAAGGCGACGGGGCAAATCGAAGCCTCACCGGGGCGGCAAGTATCGGTGACCAACCCAGTCGGCGGTACGGTGACTCAGCTGCTGGTGGAACCGGGGCAGCGGGTGGAAGCAGACCAGGCGCTTGCGGTCATCACCAGTGGAGAGCTGGCCGAGTTGCGGGTGACTGCCCTGGAAAATTTTGCTGAGCGGCAAGGAGACGTGCAGCAGGCCGAGGCCAATGTGCAACTCGCCCAGCAGACCTACGAGCAACAGCAGCAGATTGCCCTCAGGGCTATTGAGGGAGCCCAGACCGATCTGCGGGTAGCTCAAGAACAGTACGATCGCGACCTAGAGCTAGCTGAGCAAGGAGCGATCGCCCGTCGGGAGCTCCTGGAGTCAGAGGCTGGATTGGCGGAGGCTAGGCGGGTATTGACCGAGGTGGAGAGTCAGCTAGATGTCCTGAATGCTCGTACCGAAGTGGAGCGATCGCAGACTGCCTTGAATGTGGCGCAATCTCGTGCTCAGCTCAGCACAGAGACCTACCAAACCCGGTTGCAGCAGCTTGGGGCCACGCCTAACCCAGACGGCACGATCGTGATTAGAGCGCCCATTGCAGGCACCATTGCCGACCGCAACGTTACCCTGGGGCAATCAGCCCAGGATGCAGGCGCGGTGTTGATGACCATTGTGGACAACCGCACTGTGTTGGCCACCGCCAATATTTATGAAAAAGACCTGTCCCAGGTATCCCCTGGGCAACGGGTACGGATCACGGTTTCTAGCCTGCCCGATCAAATTTTTGCGGGGCAAATTACCACGGTTGGTTCGGTGGTCGATGGCGAAACTCGGGTTGTACCTATGCAAGCAGAGCTAGACAATGCCGATGGTACGCTCAAACCCGGTATGTTTGCGTCCTTGGAGGTGCTCACCGAGAGTACACCAGAGGCTGTCATGTCGATTCCCCAATCAGCGGTGGTAGAAGCCAACGGTCAACCGCTGGTGTTTGTGCGCAATGGCAATGCCTTCGAACCCGTAGATGTCGCCCTGGGGAGAACAGCGGGCGATCAGGTCGAAGTGCTCAATGGTCTGTTTGAGGGCGATGAAGTCGTCACCCAGCGGGCCAATCAACTCTACGCCCAGTCGTTGCGGGGTGGGGGAACTGAGGCAGCAGAGGAAACTGCAGCCCCCGTTGAGGCCGTTGCAACTGCGGGCATTCCCTGGTGGGCGATGGGATTGGGCAGTGGGGCGATCGCCGTCACCACCTTTGCCGCCGGAATCTGGTGGGCCAAGCGACAGCGTCCGAACTATGCCTTAGCCATCAACGACGAGGTGGCTTTGCCTTCAGCACAAGGGCATCCCCGCTATGGTGCTGGGTCAACCCTGGCTGCGCCTCTAGTGGAAGAGGGAGAGCCCTCGCACAAGTAA